The following proteins come from a genomic window of Pararhodobacter sp.:
- a CDS encoding DUF2927 domain-containing protein, with amino-acid sequence MKAGFLALGLAVLSACAPVGQAQRLDASGVATAPIAAFRPGTPRPLPASRPNAEMVRDFLELGFAMESGRTIERFSRFDGPVRVVTRGPAPVQALADLDRLIARLRSEAGIDIARDAQSAEGENTITVEFMQRRQMQAVVPSAACFVVPNVSTWSEFVANRRSPTIDWTQVVTRTRAAVFVPTDTTPQEIRDCLHEEIGQALGPLNDLFRLTDSVFNDDNFQTTLTGFDMLLLRVWYAPELQPGMTRDQVTARLPTLFNRLNPAGRQHAGRNAGITPRAWQQAIEQALASSGGVAERRAGAARALSLARAQNWTDTRLALSLMLSARLAPRDDGEAALSALLTSAEIYRNTPGGEVHAAHIDMHLAVQALASGQSDMVLDLTARAMPIAERSENAAFLASLGFIRAEALGFQGRTAEAERLRLDSLPAARYGFGSDDAARARLDEIARIGSAAQRLAQL; translated from the coding sequence ATGAAAGCTGGATTTCTGGCCCTTGGCCTCGCCGTGCTCAGCGCCTGTGCCCCCGTCGGGCAGGCGCAACGGCTTGATGCAAGCGGCGTCGCCACGGCGCCGATTGCCGCCTTTCGTCCGGGAACGCCGCGGCCACTTCCCGCCAGCCGCCCGAATGCCGAAATGGTGCGCGACTTTCTGGAATTGGGCTTTGCCATGGAAAGCGGCCGCACCATAGAACGATTTTCGCGCTTTGACGGACCGGTTCGGGTGGTGACGCGCGGGCCGGCACCGGTGCAGGCGCTGGCCGACCTCGACCGGCTGATCGCGCGTTTGCGTAGCGAGGCCGGGATCGACATCGCGCGCGATGCGCAAAGCGCCGAGGGTGAAAACACCATCACCGTCGAATTCATGCAACGCCGCCAGATGCAGGCCGTGGTGCCCTCGGCCGCCTGTTTCGTCGTGCCCAACGTCAGCACATGGTCCGAATTTGTCGCCAATCGGCGCAGCCCGACCATCGACTGGACCCAAGTCGTCACCCGGACACGCGCCGCCGTGTTTGTACCGACCGACACCACGCCACAGGAAATCCGCGACTGCCTGCACGAAGAAATCGGCCAGGCGCTCGGCCCGTTGAACGACCTGTTCCGCCTGACCGACAGTGTCTTCAATGACGACAACTTCCAGACCACCTTGACCGGGTTCGACATGTTGTTGCTGCGGGTCTGGTATGCGCCCGAATTGCAGCCCGGCATGACCCGGGACCAGGTCACCGCCCGCCTGCCGACGCTTTTCAATCGCTTGAACCCCGCCGGCCGCCAACACGCCGGCCGCAATGCCGGCATCACGCCGCGTGCCTGGCAACAGGCCATCGAACAGGCACTGGCATCCAGCGGCGGCGTCGCCGAGCGTCGGGCCGGAGCGGCACGGGCCTTGTCGCTGGCGCGCGCGCAAAACTGGACCGACACCCGCCTCGCCCTCAGCCTCATGTTGAGCGCCCGCCTGGCCCCGCGCGACGACGGCGAAGCTGCCTTGTCGGCGCTGCTGACCTCGGCCGAAATCTACCGCAACACGCCGGGCGGCGAGGTCCATGCGGCGCATATCGACATGCATCTGGCGGTGCAGGCACTGGCCTCTGGGCAATCCGACATGGTGCTCGACCTCACCGCCCGCGCCATGCCCATCGCCGAACGCAGTGAAAACGCGGCCTTTCTGGCGTCGCTTGGCTTTATTCGCGCCGAGGCCCTCGGATTTCAGGGCCGCACCGCCGAGGCCGAGCGCCTGAGGCTCGACTCCCTTCCTGCTGCACGGTATGGCTTCGGCTCTGACGACGCCGCACGCGCGCGGCTTGACGAAATCGCCCGGATCGGCAGCGCCGCACAGCGTCTGGCGCAACTCTGA
- the dusA gene encoding tRNA dihydrouridine(20/20a) synthase DusA, with product MSQPSSSTVEPWRLSVAPMMDWTDSTCRQFHRHLSRHTLLYTEMVTSAALVRGNARHLLRFDPVEHPVALQLGGSDPVELGQAARMGADEGYAEVNLNVGCPSDRVQSGCFGAVLMKTPDLVGDCLSAMRAATGADAEITVKCRLGVDDQDPETALPALLEAARAAGVTRVIIHARKAWLQGLSPKENREVPPLDYDLAARMITAYPDLTICVNGGVATLDQAEDLLARGFAGVMVGRAAYHAPVDILASADRRIFGQTTADADPVDVAFAMRPVIAAHLARGGRLIGATRHILGLFAGKPGARAWRRALSEMPNGTMDDFDGLLNGLVERYAA from the coding sequence ATGTCACAGCCTTCTTCCTCGACTGTTGAGCCATGGCGCCTTTCGGTCGCGCCGATGATGGACTGGACCGATTCGACCTGCCGCCAATTTCACCGTCATCTGAGCCGTCACACGCTGCTGTACACCGAGATGGTGACCTCGGCCGCATTGGTCCGGGGCAACGCGCGCCACCTGCTGCGTTTTGATCCCGTGGAGCACCCCGTCGCGCTGCAATTGGGCGGGTCCGACCCTGTGGAACTGGGTCAGGCCGCGCGGATGGGCGCGGATGAGGGGTATGCCGAGGTCAATCTCAACGTCGGTTGCCCGTCGGATCGGGTGCAATCGGGCTGCTTTGGCGCGGTCTTGATGAAAACCCCGGATCTGGTGGGCGACTGCCTGTCGGCGATGCGCGCGGCCACCGGGGCCGATGCCGAGATCACCGTGAAATGTCGCCTGGGCGTCGATGATCAGGACCCGGAAACCGCCCTGCCCGCCTTGCTTGAGGCCGCGCGCGCCGCGGGTGTCACGCGGGTCATCATCCACGCGCGCAAAGCGTGGTTGCAGGGTCTCTCGCCCAAGGAGAACCGCGAGGTGCCGCCGCTCGATTATGATCTGGCGGCGCGCATGATCACGGCCTACCCGGACCTGACGATTTGCGTGAACGGCGGCGTCGCCACGTTGGATCAGGCCGAGGATTTGCTGGCGCGCGGCTTTGCGGGCGTGATGGTCGGCCGCGCCGCCTATCATGCGCCGGTCGATATTCTGGCCAGCGCGGATCGCCGGATTTTCGGCCAAACCACCGCTGATGCCGACCCGGTCGATGTGGCATTTGCCATGCGCCCGGTGATTGCCGCGCATCTGGCGCGCGGTGGCCGGTTGATCGGGGCGACGCGGCATATTCTGGGCCTGTTCGCGGGCAAACCCGGGGCGCGGGCCTGGCGGCGTGCCTTGTCGGAAATGCCCAATGGCACGATGGATGATTTTGACGGGCTGTTGAACGGTCTGGTAGAAAGGTACGCCGCATGA
- a CDS encoding DUF4424 family protein, translated as MTISPGFSLIFAACLSVLTLPISAARANDSVAGFGVGGLELRSTDVVRMARENLRITPHLIDVRYVFRNETDRDVTLIVAFPLPAVGGDGWFEGYDLPHSGRMDYVGFQTQVDGASVTMTPEHRITLDGRDRTDAFEAIGVQAVAVHNWDIYDLARRSWTPAQIEALTAQGFLNAQGRPRWEIQSTYWREQLFPAQTDVVVAHRYAPVAASSLDSWFPADQEPAVIPDTLVDFWDEHRDRIAAQRAQYCPEPQIEEAMRAQLAGATGLVGYSTFLSSEVDYILTTGAGWRGPIAQFTLVVEAEGPWDFVFLCLPGQQRVSHGWIEFSAQNYVPTQELSVYFARAVGEAIDAAGN; from the coding sequence ATGACCATTTCACCGGGTTTTTCGCTGATTTTCGCCGCGTGTCTGAGCGTTTTGACTTTGCCGATCAGTGCCGCGCGGGCCAATGATTCGGTTGCCGGGTTCGGCGTTGGCGGCCTGGAATTGCGCAGCACGGATGTCGTGCGCATGGCCCGCGAGAACTTGCGGATCACGCCGCATCTGATTGATGTGCGCTATGTGTTTCGCAATGAGACAGACCGCGATGTCACGTTGATCGTCGCGTTTCCCTTGCCGGCGGTGGGTGGCGACGGCTGGTTCGAGGGCTACGATCTGCCGCATTCCGGGCGCATGGATTACGTCGGCTTTCAAACGCAGGTCGATGGGGCCTCGGTGACGATGACGCCAGAGCACCGGATCACGCTGGACGGCAGGGATCGCACCGACGCGTTCGAGGCGATCGGTGTGCAGGCGGTCGCGGTGCACAATTGGGATATCTATGACCTGGCGCGGCGATCCTGGACTCCGGCACAGATCGAGGCGCTGACCGCCCAGGGATTCCTGAATGCGCAGGGCCGCCCGCGCTGGGAGATCCAGTCGACCTATTGGCGCGAGCAGCTGTTTCCGGCGCAAACCGATGTTGTCGTCGCGCACCGCTATGCGCCGGTGGCGGCCAGTTCGCTCGACTCGTGGTTCCCGGCAGATCAAGAGCCCGCCGTCATTCCCGACACGCTTGTCGATTTCTGGGACGAACATCGCGACCGGATCGCCGCCCAACGCGCGCAATATTGCCCCGAACCCCAGATCGAGGAGGCGATGCGCGCACAACTGGCGGGCGCGACGGGTCTGGTGGGGTATTCGACCTTTTTGTCCAGCGAGGTCGATTACATCCTGACAACCGGTGCAGGCTGGCGTGGGCCGATCGCGCAATTCACCCTGGTGGTCGAGGCCGAGGGCCCATGGGATTTCGTGTTCCTGTGCTTGCCGGGTCAGCAGCGCGTCAGTCACGGCTGGATCGAGTTTTCCGCGCAGAACTATGTGCCGACACAAGAGCTATCCGTCTATTTCGCGCGTGCGGTGGGCGAGGCCATTGACGCGGCGGGCAACTGA
- the hemE gene encoding uroporphyrinogen decarboxylase, with protein sequence MTQTAQAPNAPTKTILRALAGEKQAVPPIWMMRQAGRYLPEYKATRAQAGDFLSLCYTPELAAEVTLQPLRRFQFDAAILFADILLIGQALGAKLWFAEGEGPRMSTVTSRAQVAALKPAQDVHEVLSPIYETLRILTRELPRDTTLIGFAGAPWTVATYMTAGRGTKDQGPAHAFMQADREGFSMLIDALTDATIEYLSAQISAGAEVVKLFDSWAGSLKGADFDDFALQPTATIIAALKARHPGIPIIAFPREAGDRYIGFAKATGADCVALDNSVSADWAAAHVQVDGCVQGNLAPKYMVEGGAELVTETKRIVKTFGNGPHIFNLGHGITPDAKPENVLRMIEAVRG encoded by the coding sequence GTGACCCAGACCGCCCAAGCCCCGAACGCCCCGACCAAAACGATCCTGCGGGCTTTGGCCGGTGAAAAACAGGCCGTGCCGCCGATCTGGATGATGCGGCAGGCGGGGCGCTACCTGCCCGAGTACAAGGCGACCCGTGCGCAGGCCGGCGATTTCCTGTCGCTGTGCTACACGCCGGAGTTGGCCGCCGAAGTGACCCTTCAGCCTTTGCGCCGGTTCCAGTTCGATGCGGCAATTCTGTTTGCGGATATTCTGCTGATCGGTCAGGCGCTTGGCGCGAAGCTGTGGTTTGCCGAGGGCGAAGGCCCGCGCATGAGCACGGTGACCAGCCGCGCGCAGGTCGCGGCCCTCAAACCCGCGCAAGATGTGCATGAGGTTCTGTCGCCGATCTACGAAACCCTGCGCATCCTGACCCGCGAGTTGCCGCGCGACACGACGTTGATCGGCTTTGCCGGCGCGCCCTGGACGGTTGCCACCTACATGACCGCCGGGCGCGGCACCAAGGATCAAGGCCCCGCGCACGCCTTCATGCAGGCGGATCGCGAAGGGTTCTCGATGCTGATCGACGCGCTGACCGACGCGACCATCGAATATCTCTCGGCGCAGATCAGCGCCGGGGCCGAGGTTGTGAAACTGTTCGACAGCTGGGCGGGCAGCCTCAAAGGCGCGGATTTCGACGATTTCGCCCTGCAACCCACGGCGACGATCATCGCCGCCCTCAAGGCGCGGCACCCGGGCATCCCGATCATCGCCTTCCCGCGCGAGGCGGGTGACCGCTACATCGGGTTCGCCAAGGCGACGGGTGCGGATTGCGTGGCGCTGGACAATTCGGTGAGTGCGGATTGGGCGGCGGCACATGTGCAGGTGGATGGCTGCGTGCAGGGCAATCTTGCGCCCAAATACATGGTCGAGGGCGGCGCGGAACTGGTCACCGAGACCAAGCGCATCGTCAAGACCTTCGGCAATGGCCCGCATATCTTCAACCTCGGCCACGGCATCACGCCAGACGCGAAGCCCGAGAATGTGTTGCGCATGATCGAGGCAGTGCGCGGCTGA
- a CDS encoding MBL fold metallo-hydrolase encodes MTRTATRTIGTATVTVLTDGATDFGPELFPGTTPDHISELLAQQNATAVTTNFNAVLIRNAGRTILCDAGPRDLFGPTCGFLPDALAEAKVAPDDIDTLFATHLHPDHIAGMITAQGRAVFPNAELVVTEAEVAFWGDEASTQKLPAPLPDWAGLARAVLAAYGDRLRVVTGVTEIAPGLTTLPLAGHTPGHGGWRLDNGAKQLIHVGDIIHAPVLQAADPNIAIAFDLDADTARNTRKRILDEVATDGALFTGGHFLHPAFHKAVRDGTGYRLVRP; translated from the coding sequence ATGACCCGCACCGCCACGCGCACGATCGGCACAGCGACCGTCACCGTCTTGACCGATGGTGCAACGGATTTCGGACCCGAGCTATTTCCCGGCACCACGCCGGACCATATTTCCGAGTTGTTGGCACAACAGAACGCCACGGCGGTCACCACCAATTTCAACGCGGTTCTGATTCGCAACGCGGGCCGCACGATCCTGTGTGATGCCGGACCGCGCGATCTTTTCGGTCCGACCTGCGGATTTCTGCCCGACGCACTGGCCGAGGCCAAGGTTGCGCCCGACGATATCGATACGCTGTTCGCGACCCACCTGCACCCCGACCATATCGCGGGCATGATCACCGCGCAGGGGCGCGCGGTGTTCCCGAACGCCGAACTGGTGGTGACCGAGGCCGAGGTGGCCTTTTGGGGCGATGAGGCCAGCACCCAGAAACTGCCCGCACCGCTGCCCGATTGGGCCGGTCTGGCGCGCGCGGTTCTGGCGGCGTACGGCGACCGGCTGCGCGTGGTCACGGGCGTGACCGAGATCGCGCCGGGCCTGACCACCCTGCCGCTGGCGGGGCACACGCCGGGGCATGGTGGCTGGCGGTTGGACAATGGTGCAAAGCAATTGATCCATGTCGGCGACATCATCCATGCACCCGTGCTGCAGGCCGCCGACCCCAATATCGCGATTGCGTTCGATCTGGACGCCGACACCGCGCGCAACACCCGCAAACGCATCCTTGACGAGGTTGCCACGGATGGCGCGCTGTTCACCGGCGGGCATTTCCTGCACCCGGCCTTTCACAAGGCCGTTCGCGATGGCACCGGCTATCGGCTTGTGCGGCCTTGA
- a CDS encoding lysoplasmalogenase — translation MTLLFLSALATFSALVFWVRHAGIDGQDPKASAFKTASTAALVVLGAVTGAPGLIVAGLALGSVGDYALSRDGKPSFLIGMAAFALGHLAYAVAFARNSTVDVSVLPLAFWLTLALMTALTLLTALWIAPKAGGLAWPVRGYALVIGAMALAATLMPETPGRAITQIGVALFVASDLILAIRLFVLRDRALRLFAARALWPLYWLGQALILWGSYA, via the coding sequence GTGACCCTGTTGTTTCTTTCCGCCCTCGCAACGTTTTCAGCCCTCGTATTCTGGGTCAGACACGCAGGAATTGACGGCCAGGACCCAAAAGCCAGCGCGTTCAAGACCGCCAGCACCGCCGCGCTGGTGGTGTTGGGCGCGGTCACCGGCGCGCCGGGCCTGATTGTCGCGGGCCTCGCCTTGGGGTCGGTGGGCGACTATGCCCTGTCGCGCGACGGCAAGCCGTCATTCCTGATCGGTATGGCGGCCTTTGCCTTGGGGCATCTGGCCTATGCCGTTGCTTTTGCGCGCAATTCCACGGTGGATGTGTCAGTCTTGCCGCTGGCATTCTGGTTGACCCTGGCGCTGATGACCGCGCTGACCTTGCTGACGGCGCTGTGGATCGCACCCAAGGCCGGAGGGCTGGCCTGGCCGGTACGCGGTTATGCGCTGGTTATCGGGGCGATGGCTTTGGCGGCAACGCTCATGCCCGAAACCCCGGGTCGCGCGATCACGCAAATCGGCGTTGCGCTGTTCGTCGCCTCCGACCTGATCCTTGCGATCCGCCTGTTTGTGCTGCGCGATCGGGCGCTGCGCCTGTTCGCGGCGCGCGCGCTTTGGCCTTTGTACTGGCTCGGTCAGGCGCTGATCTTGTGGGGCTCTTACGCCTGA